One window of the Prionailurus bengalensis isolate Pbe53 chromosome E1, Fcat_Pben_1.1_paternal_pri, whole genome shotgun sequence genome contains the following:
- the ERAL1 gene encoding GTPase Era, mitochondrial, whose translation MAAPARRAALFFRAVLGVRPLGPDAARGWVTGLSSLLDCQRRCVSCFAGAAFSGPRLASASRRYGQSSALDRFLGLAQPDSSLTSHPPAVSIHRDEQDLLLVHRPDMPENPRVLRVVLLGAPNAGKSTLSNQLLGRKVFPVSKKVHTTRCQALGIITEKEAQVILLDTPGLISPVKQKRHHLELSLLEDPWKSMESADMVVVLVDVSDKWTRNQLSPQVLQCLTQFSQVPSILVMNKVDCLKQKSILLELTAALTEGVVNGKKLKMREAVRSQAGTHCPGPAAKGPNTQSVGGPQKTGWPHFQEIFMLSALSQEDVKILKQYLLAQARPGPWEFHSGVLTSQTPEEICANTIREKLLEHLPQEIPYNVQQRTVVWEEGPSGELVIEQKLLVPKESHVKILIGPKGHLISQIAQEVGRDLMDIFLCDVRLRLSVKLLK comes from the exons ATGGCTGCTCCGGCGCGGCGCGCTGCTCTGTTCTTTCGGGCGGTGTTAGGGGTCCGGCCGTTGGGCCCAGACGCGGCGAGGGGGTGGGTGACCGGCCTCTCCTCGCTCTTGGACTGTCAGCGGAGGTGCGTGTCTTGTTTCGCGGGCGCCGCCTTCTCTGGTCCCCGTCTGGCCTCCGCCTCTCGCCGTTATGGCCAGAGCTCAGCCTTGGACCGCTTCCTCGGACTCGCTCAGCCAGACAGTTCATTGACTTCTCATCCTCCCGCCGTGTCCATACACAGAG ATGAACAGGATCTCCTCTTGGTCCATCGTCCTGATATGCCCGAGAACCCCCGGGTCCTACGTGTGGTCCTCCTGGGTGCTCCGAATGCAGGAAAGTCAACACTCTCCAACCAGCTGCTGGGCCGAAAA GTGTTCCCTGTCTCCAAGAAGGTGCACACCACTCGTTGCCAAGCTCTGGGGATCATCACAGAGAAGGAAGCTCAGGTG ATTCTACTTGACACACCTGGTCTCATCAGCCCTGTTAAACAGAAAAG GCACCATCTGGAGCTTTCTTTGTTGGAAGATCCGTGGAAGAGCATGGAATCTGCTGATATGG TTGTGGTTCTTGTGGACGTCTCAGACAAGTGGACTCGGAACCAGCTCAGCCCCCAAGTGCTCCAGTGCCTGACCCAGTTCTCCCAAGTCCCTAGCATCCTTGTCATGAACAAG GTAGATTGCCTGAAGCAGAAGTCCATTCTCCTGGAGCTCACAGCAGCCCTCACTGAAGGTGTGGTCAATGGCAAGAAGCTCAAGATGAGGGAGGCTGTTCGCTCACAGGCCGGCACTCATTGCCCGGGCCCCGCAGCTAAGGGCCCAAACACACAGTCTGTGGGAGGCCCTCAGAAGACTGGCTGGCCCCACTTCCAGGAGATCTTCATGTTGTCTGCCCTAAGCCAGGAAGACGTGAAAATACTAAAG CAGTACCTCCTGGCACAGGCCCGGCCAGGACCCTGGGAGTTCCACAGCGGAGTCCTCACCAGCCAGACACCTGAGGAGATCTGTGCCAACACCATCCGAGAGAAGCTACTAGAGCACCTGCCCCAGGAGATACCCTACAATGTGCAGCAG AGGACAGTGGTGTGGGAGGAAGGGCCAAGCGGGGAGCTGGTGATCGAACAGAAGCTTCTGGTGCCCAAAGAATCTCATGTG AAGATCCTCATTGGTCCAAAGGGGCACTTGATCTCCCAGATTGCACAGGAGGTGGGCCGCGACCTCATGGACATCTTCCTCTGCGATGTTCGGCTCCGCCTCTCTGTGAAGCTTCTCAAGTGA